From a region of the Fischerella sp. JS2 genome:
- a CDS encoding CRR6 family NdhI maturation factor: MTITIALNSDSINRLDLSPVATLIEQLLQEGAIASHEQQLRFDINYSQQEGDPRELPEIPEVRLWFVRLDARYPWLPFLLDWKTGEFARYTAMLVPHQFSSKEGIQYNPEALEIFLMHKIFILSDWLQQHNIPSQSRLQSMAQMLGYELDESFFAMF; this comes from the coding sequence ATGACTATTACTATCGCTCTCAATTCTGACTCCATTAATCGCTTGGATCTATCTCCTGTAGCAACGTTAATTGAGCAATTACTGCAAGAAGGGGCGATCGCATCCCATGAACAGCAGTTACGCTTTGATATTAATTATTCCCAACAAGAGGGCGATCCGCGAGAACTTCCAGAAATTCCAGAGGTGCGGCTGTGGTTTGTTCGCCTCGACGCCCGTTATCCTTGGTTACCATTTTTACTAGACTGGAAAACAGGAGAATTCGCTCGTTACACAGCTATGCTAGTACCGCATCAGTTCAGTTCTAAAGAGGGAATTCAGTACAATCCTGAGGCACTGGAAATCTTTTTGATGCATAAAATTTTTATTTTGAGTGACTGGCTTCAACAACATAATATACCTAGTCAATCACGTCTGCAATCGATGGCTCAAATGCTAGGATATGAGTTAGACGAGAGTTTTTTTGCAATGTTTTAA
- a CDS encoding tetratricopeptide repeat protein has protein sequence MSQPRNRWLVKVVLVLAVIAFVGVSMVPIIAAFNDTQQSSRNSASGRGNSSSSDQKAKLEDAARGYEQVLQREPENQTALRGLLETRLQLLSLGVGNIQAVIEPLEKLAKLNPEQTKYGVLLAQAKQQIGDKEGAAQAYRSILETKPGNLEALQGMVALLLTQKRPEAAIGLLQDTLAKSDQANKIEPGSVDTVAVQVMLGNIYASQKRYPQALSVYDQAVNSAPNDFRPVLAKAMVVKEQGKADEAKSLFDKAAALAPAQYKDEINKRSSESVTPTPAATSTPTP, from the coding sequence GTGTCTCAGCCGCGTAATCGTTGGTTAGTCAAAGTAGTTTTAGTGTTGGCAGTGATAGCTTTTGTTGGGGTATCTATGGTTCCCATCATAGCCGCATTTAATGATACGCAACAGTCCAGCCGAAATTCCGCTAGCGGCCGAGGAAATTCGTCTTCCTCAGATCAAAAAGCAAAATTGGAAGATGCAGCAAGAGGTTATGAACAAGTTTTACAGCGAGAACCGGAAAATCAAACAGCACTACGAGGCTTGTTAGAAACTCGTTTGCAATTGCTAAGTTTGGGTGTAGGTAACATTCAAGCAGTAATTGAACCTTTAGAAAAATTAGCAAAGCTCAATCCAGAGCAAACTAAGTATGGCGTGCTGTTGGCACAAGCTAAACAACAAATCGGCGATAAGGAAGGTGCTGCTCAGGCTTATCGTTCTATTTTGGAAACCAAGCCAGGCAATCTTGAGGCTTTGCAAGGAATGGTAGCTTTGTTGCTCACGCAAAAACGGCCGGAAGCAGCCATCGGGTTATTACAAGATACCCTTGCTAAATCAGATCAAGCAAATAAAATAGAACCCGGTAGCGTGGATACTGTCGCTGTACAAGTGATGTTGGGTAATATTTACGCTAGCCAAAAACGCTATCCCCAAGCTTTATCTGTGTATGATCAGGCAGTTAATAGCGCTCCTAATGATTTTCGACCTGTTTTGGCAAAAGCGATGGTTGTCAAAGAACAAGGAAAAGCTGATGAAGCAAAATCTCTGTTTGATAAAGCCGCAGCTTTAGCACCAGCTCAGTACAAAGACGAAATCAATAAAAGAAGTTCTGAGTCTGTAACTCCCACTCCTGCTGCAACGTCAACACCGACACCGTAG
- a CDS encoding glycosyltransferase family 9 protein produces the protein MRIVALVPGGISDQILFFPTLDDLKRNYPDAQIDVVVEPRSKAAYRVSKSVNDVLMFDYKDRNSLADWANLVGILRDREYDVAIALTQSLLMGLLLWLTGIPTRIGYRGKGAAFLTNTIPLKQEQYAANVYHTLLQELGIKSPCPQLAVNVPKLDIDWADKEQLRLGVKETGYILIHNGVNELPPNQGQDRTYPAENWLDIIQDCQQKQPDIPVVVVQEPGQQEFIAKLKQSIPDIKITSPDNMGKLAAMIAGANLLLCTDGAAMQLAVAVQTYTIALFSSTDPAKLLPKSEKIIAIKSPTGKIADISPKTILEKIWGD, from the coding sequence ATGCGAATAGTAGCCCTTGTCCCTGGTGGAATAAGCGACCAAATTTTATTCTTTCCGACACTAGACGACCTGAAGCGTAATTATCCTGACGCTCAGATAGATGTCGTTGTGGAACCCCGGTCAAAGGCTGCTTACCGGGTGAGCAAGTCAGTGAACGATGTACTGATGTTTGATTATAAAGACCGTAACAGTTTGGCTGATTGGGCTAACTTAGTAGGCATACTTCGCGATCGCGAATACGATGTTGCTATTGCCTTGACGCAAAGCTTGTTAATGGGTCTTTTACTATGGTTGACTGGAATCCCCACACGTATTGGTTACAGAGGCAAGGGAGCAGCTTTTCTCACTAACACCATACCTCTCAAGCAAGAACAATACGCTGCTAATGTGTATCACACTTTGCTGCAAGAGTTGGGCATTAAGTCCCCTTGTCCACAGTTAGCTGTAAATGTACCGAAATTAGATATTGATTGGGCAGACAAAGAGCAGCTAAGGTTGGGAGTTAAAGAAACTGGTTATATTTTGATTCACAATGGTGTAAATGAGTTGCCACCAAATCAAGGTCAAGATAGAACATATCCTGCTGAGAATTGGCTGGACATCATCCAAGATTGCCAGCAGAAGCAACCAGATATACCTGTGGTAGTAGTTCAAGAACCAGGTCAACAAGAGTTTATCGCTAAGCTCAAACAGTCTATACCCGACATAAAAATTACTTCCCCAGATAATATGGGCAAGTTAGCGGCAATGATTGCAGGAGCAAACTTATTGTTGTGTACAGATGGCGCGGCTATGCAGCTAGCTGTTGCTGTTCAGACTTACACTATTGCCTTATTTAGTTCCACAGATCCAGCTAAGTTATTACCCAAAAGTGAGAAAATTATCGCAATCAAATCTCCCACAGGCAAAATAGCAGATATTTCGCCCAAAACCATTTTGGAAAAAATCTGGGGTGATTAG
- the ispD gene encoding 2-C-methyl-D-erythritol 4-phosphate cytidylyltransferase yields MHLLIPAAGTGRRMGSHRNKLLLQVRSRPIIAWTLLAAQASDQISWVGIISQPHDWQEFKEIIADLQLTKPVELIRGGSTRQESVYNGLLSLPPNAEQVLIHDGARCLATPDLLNRCAEAICHCLGLIAAVPVKDTIKVVDENGIIQSTPERSQLWAAQTPQGFDVKLLKQCHGEGVAQGWEVTDDAALFEKCGYQVQIVQGEETNLKVTTPQDLAIAEFILKTRFD; encoded by the coding sequence GTGCATTTATTAATTCCAGCTGCCGGAACCGGACGAAGGATGGGGAGTCATCGCAATAAACTCCTCTTACAAGTGCGATCGCGACCAATTATTGCCTGGACGCTGTTAGCTGCACAAGCATCAGATCAGATTAGTTGGGTAGGAATTATCTCCCAACCCCATGACTGGCAAGAATTTAAGGAAATTATTGCTGATTTACAGTTAACTAAACCTGTGGAATTAATTAGGGGTGGTTCCACCCGCCAAGAATCTGTTTACAATGGCTTACTCTCCTTACCACCTAATGCTGAACAAGTTTTGATCCATGATGGAGCTAGATGTCTAGCCACACCAGATTTACTGAACAGATGTGCCGAAGCAATTTGTCATTGTCTTGGTTTAATAGCGGCTGTGCCAGTCAAAGACACTATCAAAGTCGTAGATGAAAATGGCATAATTCAGAGTACACCAGAACGAAGCCAGCTTTGGGCGGCACAGACTCCCCAAGGTTTTGATGTTAAGCTGCTAAAACAGTGTCACGGCGAAGGTGTCGCTCAGGGTTGGGAGGTCACTGACGATGCTGCTTTGTTTGAAAAATGCGGTTATCAAGTGCAAATTGTCCAAGGAGAAGAAACAAACTTAAAGGTAACGACTCCACAAGATTTAGCGATCGCTGAATTTATCCTCAAAACTAGATTTGATTAG
- a CDS encoding homocysteine biosynthesis protein yields the protein MRTIAEINEKISSKRAVVLTAEELKTRVAEVGVTKVAQEVDVITTGTFEPMESSGAIINLGHTDPPIKIRRCWLDGVPVYSGFGAVDLYLGASSAVEVMEGEEVRERGGGHVIEDLIAGKPVHVRAQGQVTDCYPRATFETTITRDTINQFYLFNPRNLYQNFIVGVNGGDRPLFTYLGPLQPRLSNAVYSNPGAISPLFNDPDLQLVGIGTRIFLGGGIGYVAWEGTQHFPLQKRLPNRTPIGPAATLALIGDAKQMDTRWVRGCYFKNYGPSLMLGVGVPLPVLSKEVVARCAVSDQDLVAPIVDFSIPRRVRPTFGLVSYAQLKTGRIIIEGKTVRVAPVVSILLSRQVAQELKQWIQAGTFTLTEPVAQISMERSFLPQDRWTEF from the coding sequence ATGCGAACAATTGCGGAAATTAATGAAAAAATTAGCAGTAAACGTGCAGTGGTATTAACTGCGGAAGAATTAAAAACCAGAGTTGCAGAAGTCGGTGTCACAAAAGTTGCCCAGGAAGTCGATGTAATCACTACTGGGACTTTTGAGCCAATGGAATCTAGTGGTGCAATTATTAACCTAGGACATACTGATCCGCCAATCAAAATTCGTCGCTGTTGGTTGGATGGTGTGCCAGTCTATTCAGGCTTTGGTGCTGTAGATTTATACTTGGGTGCAAGTTCTGCTGTAGAGGTGATGGAGGGGGAAGAAGTCCGAGAACGAGGCGGTGGTCATGTAATTGAAGATTTGATTGCTGGTAAACCTGTACATGTACGCGCTCAAGGACAAGTCACAGATTGTTACCCCAGAGCTACTTTTGAAACAACTATCACCCGTGATACTATCAATCAGTTTTATTTATTTAATCCTAGAAATCTTTATCAAAATTTTATTGTAGGGGTGAATGGAGGCGATCGCCCACTTTTTACTTATTTAGGCCCTCTACAGCCGCGTTTGAGTAATGCAGTTTATTCTAACCCTGGTGCTATTTCCCCTCTCTTCAACGACCCTGATCTCCAACTAGTCGGTATTGGTACACGAATTTTCCTGGGTGGGGGTATTGGCTATGTAGCATGGGAAGGAACGCAGCATTTTCCCTTACAAAAACGCTTGCCCAATCGTACACCTATTGGCCCGGCTGCAACTTTAGCCTTAATCGGTGATGCCAAACAAATGGATACTCGTTGGGTACGGGGTTGTTACTTCAAAAATTATGGTCCTTCTTTAATGTTGGGTGTAGGCGTACCCCTTCCCGTGTTAAGTAAGGAAGTGGTAGCCAGATGTGCAGTTAGTGATCAAGACTTAGTTGCACCCATCGTAGACTTTTCCATTCCCCGGCGGGTACGTCCTACCTTTGGCTTGGTGAGTTACGCTCAACTAAAAACAGGACGCATAATCATTGAAGGCAAAACAGTACGTGTTGCACCCGTTGTAAGCATACTCCTCTCTCGGCAAGTCGCCCAAGAGTTAAAACAATGGATTCAAGCAGGTACTTTTACTCTTACCGAACCAGTCGCCCAAATCTCGATGGAACGCTCTTTTCTCCCCCAGGATCGGTGGACGGAGTTTTAA
- a CDS encoding TMEM165/GDT1 family protein: protein MLTAFTAGLLLITVSELGDKTFFIAVILSMQHSRRLVFAGVVAALAAMTILSVGVGQAVSLLPKLYIYYAEIVLFIAFGIKLLYEGSKTPAANCDTEIVEEAKTAVAEAEKQLKNQKSIWAIVLEAFLLTFMAEWGDRTQFATITLAAANNPVGVTTGAILGHAICAAIAVIGGRILAGRISEKTLTIAGGFLFILFGIVAAVEGA from the coding sequence GTGCTAACAGCTTTCACCGCCGGTTTATTACTAATTACAGTTTCTGAATTAGGTGATAAAACCTTTTTTATCGCCGTAATTTTGTCCATGCAGCATTCGCGGCGACTTGTATTTGCGGGTGTTGTAGCAGCTTTAGCGGCGATGACAATACTGTCTGTAGGAGTTGGGCAGGCGGTGTCTTTGCTGCCAAAGCTTTACATTTATTATGCTGAAATTGTTTTGTTTATTGCCTTCGGTATTAAGCTGTTGTATGAGGGAAGTAAAACGCCTGCTGCTAACTGCGATACTGAAATTGTAGAAGAAGCAAAAACAGCAGTTGCTGAGGCAGAAAAGCAACTAAAAAATCAAAAAAGTATTTGGGCAATTGTATTAGAAGCTTTTTTATTGACATTTATGGCAGAGTGGGGCGATCGTACACAATTTGCCACCATTACCCTAGCAGCAGCGAATAATCCTGTGGGGGTGACAACAGGTGCAATTTTAGGACATGCCATTTGTGCAGCGATCGCTGTGATTGGTGGAAGAATTTTAGCAGGACGAATTTCGGAAAAAACACTCACCATCGCAGGCGGATTCCTGTTTATTTTATTTGGTATCGTCGCTGCTGTGGAAGGAGCGTGA